CATCACCGCTTCGGTGCGCAGCGGGTTGATCTCCGAGACCGCGCCGACCAGGGTGGTCTTGCCCACACCGAAGCCGCCCGCCACGACGATCTTCGCGGAGGTGGTGGCGCGGGTCGGGGCAGGAGCCGCGGGCCTAGAGCTTGCGTAGTCCACTGAGCACCCTTTCGAGCAGTGTCACGTCTGGCGTGCCGCCGGAATCGCCTCCGGCAGCGGGCTGGTGGATCGCGACCAGGCCGGATTCGGCCAGGTCGGCAACGAGGATGCGGGCCACCCCGAGGGGGATGGACAGCAGGGCCGAGATCTCGGCCACGGACTTGATGTCCTGGCAGAGGTGGCAGATCCGCTGGTGCTCCGGGAGGAGCGAGGCGAAGCGCTCGGGCGGCGTCGTGGTCGAGACCAGGGCCTCGATCGCCAACTGGTAGCGGGGCCGGGTCCGGCCGCCGGTCATCGCGTAGGGGCGGATCAGCGGCTGGTCGTCCTGGTCCTGCTCCGGCTCGCCGCGCCGGGACCCCTGGGCCGACGAGGACGGACGGTTCCAGTCGTCCTGGTACGGCTGGTCGCGGTAGCCGCCTCCGGTGTAGCCGTTCTCGACGTACCGCTGTTCTTCCTGGTACGGGTTGCTCTCGTAGCCGGGGTAGCCGGGGGCGTAGCCGCCACCGGGACCGCCGAACGCGTCATGACCTGTACCCGGATAGCCGGTGCCGTACTGGCCGTGCTGATCCTCTGACGCTGTCACGGTTCCTCCTCACAGTGGGGCGACGGGGCGTTGCG
The Streptacidiphilus albus JL83 genome window above contains:
- a CDS encoding DUF742 domain-containing protein, with amino-acid sequence MTASEDQHGQYGTGYPGTGHDAFGGPGGGYAPGYPGYESNPYQEEQRYVENGYTGGGYRDQPYQDDWNRPSSSAQGSRRGEPEQDQDDQPLIRPYAMTGGRTRPRYQLAIEALVSTTTPPERFASLLPEHQRICHLCQDIKSVAEISALLSIPLGVARILVADLAESGLVAIHQPAAGGDSGGTPDVTLLERVLSGLRKL